In Deltaproteobacteria bacterium, a single genomic region encodes these proteins:
- a CDS encoding GNAT family N-acetyltransferase, with the protein MVYDREHPRIEQFRSKRLLLRQIVEEDVTQAYVAWLNDPEVNRFLEVRFSPQSRESVVEYVKKCLAPKSRTLHLGVFDQEGSRLVGTVTFHNMDEHHRSASISFVIGHPEARGKGYGSEAVHAATHYMFRARGFVKLWGGYYEGHAASERVFLKNGYQIEGKLVNFKGDRVDHILMGLLAEDFKPDPKILRETEER; encoded by the coding sequence ATGGTTTACGATAGAGAACATCCAAGAATCGAACAGTTCAGGTCCAAAAGATTGCTCCTTAGACAGATAGTGGAAGAGGACGTGACTCAGGCCTATGTGGCCTGGCTCAACGATCCGGAAGTAAATCGGTTCCTGGAGGTCAGGTTTTCCCCTCAGTCCAGGGAGAGTGTCGTTGAGTATGTAAAGAAATGCCTGGCCCCGAAGAGCAGGACCCTCCATCTTGGTGTATTTGACCAGGAAGGAAGTCGCCTAGTAGGCACTGTGACCTTTCACAACATGGATGAACATCATCGGTCTGCAAGCATTTCATTTGTGATCGGTCATCCGGAGGCGAGGGGGAAAGGATATGGATCGGAAGCTGTCCATGCAGCTACCCACTATATGTTTAGAGCTAGAGGGTTCGTCAAGCTCTGGGGAGGTTACTACGAAGGTCACGCGGCAAGCGAAAGGGTCTTCTTGAAGAACGGCTATCAGATCGAGGGGAAGCTTGTCAACTTCAAAGGAGACCGAGTTGATCATATACTCATGGGGCTCCTTGCGGAAGATTTCAAACCGGATCCCAAAATCCTGAGAGAGACCGAGGAGAGATGA